The Aneurinibacillus migulanus genome contains the following window.
TTGTAACAAAAGTAACCTTTCTTAAACAGTAAGTTGAATTTTTTCGAATGGCATTCACAAATCATAAATACCTTGTATTTTTTATACATAGCATGATGATGAATACTACACCTTCCTTATGCTCTATTATCTGAATTATTTAAACCCTTATTTTTCCCTGTAGTACGGAGAAATTCGCGAATTTCTATTGGCGTTATTCCATTTTCTTTAGCCTCAGTTAGCAATTGAACCCACTCTAAATCCAAATCTGATTCTACTTCCCTTTCTACTATACGTTCCATTTTTATAATCCCCCTATACCCGGTTTTTCAGGTAATCCAGCCGTTTAGACCTGTGATTTTTCAACCCCACTTTTCATAAGTTTGCCTTTTTCTGTAAGTATATTGGTTAATAAAGCCTGTAATAAATAGGGAATAAACACCAATTTATAGTGTTTATTATATGTTAATTTATCCCTATTAGTATTAGGTAGCAGGACTCTCCCATGTTCCT
Protein-coding sequences here:
- a CDS encoding anti-repressor SinI family protein → MERIVEREVESDLDLEWVQLLTEAKENGITPIEIREFLRTTGKNKGLNNSDNRA